From Pararhodobacter zhoushanensis, the proteins below share one genomic window:
- a CDS encoding sugar transferase, giving the protein MTLHYRSLPDVTGVDLGPVHASSVLEPWESGFPAYALIPLPSLHPSDILPKLGSNYAVYGKRVLDVVLASIALILSAPLLVLLAAALWLESGNPFYTQERLGLNGQRFRMFKLRTMVPGAAQRLNEFLDRDPALRTEWEITQKLKRDPRITPIGRLLRKTSMDELPQIFNVLRGDMSLVGPRPMLPEQMPLYLNPPAYLGLRPGITGLWQVTARNEESFDLRAIIDLRYAQRLSFMGDLRIIGATFGSVLFATGY; this is encoded by the coding sequence ATGACCCTGCATTATCGCTCGCTCCCCGATGTTACCGGGGTCGATCTCGGACCGGTGCACGCCTCGAGTGTTCTGGAGCCGTGGGAAAGTGGCTTTCCCGCTTACGCTCTGATTCCGCTGCCGTCTCTGCATCCGTCGGACATCCTGCCCAAGCTGGGCTCGAACTATGCGGTCTATGGCAAGCGGGTGCTGGATGTGGTTTTGGCCAGCATTGCGCTGATTCTGTCGGCACCCTTGCTGGTGCTGCTGGCCGCTGCGCTCTGGCTTGAAAGCGGCAACCCTTTCTACACGCAAGAGCGACTGGGCCTGAACGGCCAGCGCTTCCGCATGTTCAAACTGCGCACCATGGTGCCCGGCGCAGCGCAGCGGCTGAACGAGTTTCTGGACCGCGACCCCGCGCTGCGTACCGAGTGGGAAATCACGCAGAAGCTCAAGCGCGATCCGCGCATCACGCCAATCGGGCGGTTGCTGCGCAAGACCTCGATGGATGAGCTGCCACAGATCTTCAACGTCCTGCGCGGCGACATGAGTCTGGTCGGCCCGCGCCCCATGCTGCCCGAGCAGATGCCGCTCTATCTGAACCCGCCCGCCTATCTGGGCCTGCGCCCCGGCATCACCGGGTTGTGGCAAGTGACGGCGCGCAACGAGGAAAGCTTCGATCTGCGCGCGATCATCGACCTGCGGTATGCGCAGCGGCTGTCGTTCATGGGGGACCTCAGGATCATCGGCGCAACCTTCGGTTCCGTGCTGTTCGCCACCGGATACTGA